The Trichosurus vulpecula isolate mTriVul1 chromosome 3, mTriVul1.pri, whole genome shotgun sequence genome includes a window with the following:
- the LAMP5 gene encoding lysosome-associated membrane glycoprotein 5 isoform X2 — MDHRRRPAPGILRLQVLFLLFHTIAQIMAEQEVENLSGLSTNPEKDIFVVRENGTTCLMAEFAAKFIVPYDVWASNYVDEGHNTSKGLEASWRLSKVQFVYDSSERTYFKDAVNPGKHTANSHRLSALVTPAGKSYECQAQQTISLTSSDHQKTVAMLLSSVHIQPFDIISDFVFSEEHKCPVDEREQLEETLPLILGLILGLVIVITLTIYHIHHKLTANQVQIPRDRSQYKHMG; from the exons ATGGACCACAGGAGGAGACCTGCTCCGGGAATCTTGCGTCTTCAAGTCCTATTCCTGCTTTTCC ATACAATTGCTCAGATCATGGCAGAACAAGAAGTTGAAAATCTCTCAGGTCTTTCCActaaccctgaaaaagatatatttGTGGTGCGGGAAAATGGGACAACGTGTCTAATGGCAGAATTTGCAGCAAAATTTATTGTACCTTATGATGTGTGGGCCAGCAATTATGTCGAT GAAGGTCACAACACCTCTAAGGGCCTGGAAGCTTCCTGGAGACTGAGCAAAGTTCAGTTTGTTTATGATTCTTCAGAGAGAACATACTTTAAAGATGCTGTCAATC CTGGGAAGCACACAGCCAATTCTCATCGCCTATCTGCCTTAGTCACTCCAGCTGGGAAATCCTATGAGTGCCAAGCTCAACAGACCATCTCCCTCACCTCCAGTGATCATCAGAAAACTGTTGCTATGCTTCTCTCATCGGTCCACATCCAGCCCTTTGATATTATCTCTGACTTTGTTTTCAGTGAAg aacACAAGTGTCCTGTTGATGAGAGGGAGCAACTGGAAGAAACTTTGCCTCTGATTTTGGGACTGATCTTGGGCCTGGTTATTGTGATAACACTCACAATTTACCATATACATCACAAACTGACAGCCAATCAGGTGCAGATTCCAAGGGACAGATCTCAGTACAAACACATGGGATAG
- the LAMP5 gene encoding lysosome-associated membrane glycoprotein 5 isoform X1, with protein MDHRRRPAPGILRLQVLFLLFHTIAQIMAEQEVENLSGLSTNPEKDIFVVRENGTTCLMAEFAAKFIVPYDVWASNYVDLITEQADIPLSRGAEMKGRCGHNESELQVFWVDKAYALKMLFVKEGHNTSKGLEASWRLSKVQFVYDSSERTYFKDAVNPGKHTANSHRLSALVTPAGKSYECQAQQTISLTSSDHQKTVAMLLSSVHIQPFDIISDFVFSEEHKCPVDEREQLEETLPLILGLILGLVIVITLTIYHIHHKLTANQVQIPRDRSQYKHMG; from the exons ATGGACCACAGGAGGAGACCTGCTCCGGGAATCTTGCGTCTTCAAGTCCTATTCCTGCTTTTCC ATACAATTGCTCAGATCATGGCAGAACAAGAAGTTGAAAATCTCTCAGGTCTTTCCActaaccctgaaaaagatatatttGTGGTGCGGGAAAATGGGACAACGTGTCTAATGGCAGAATTTGCAGCAAAATTTATTGTACCTTATGATGTGTGGGCCAGCAATTATGTCGAT CTGATCACGGAACAAGCTGATATTCCGCTTTCCCGAGGGGCTGAAATGAAGGGCCGATGTGGGCACAATGAATCCGAGTTGCAAGTTTTCTGGGTCGACAAAGCTTATGCCCTCAAAATGCTATTTGTAAAG GAAGGTCACAACACCTCTAAGGGCCTGGAAGCTTCCTGGAGACTGAGCAAAGTTCAGTTTGTTTATGATTCTTCAGAGAGAACATACTTTAAAGATGCTGTCAATC CTGGGAAGCACACAGCCAATTCTCATCGCCTATCTGCCTTAGTCACTCCAGCTGGGAAATCCTATGAGTGCCAAGCTCAACAGACCATCTCCCTCACCTCCAGTGATCATCAGAAAACTGTTGCTATGCTTCTCTCATCGGTCCACATCCAGCCCTTTGATATTATCTCTGACTTTGTTTTCAGTGAAg aacACAAGTGTCCTGTTGATGAGAGGGAGCAACTGGAAGAAACTTTGCCTCTGATTTTGGGACTGATCTTGGGCCTGGTTATTGTGATAACACTCACAATTTACCATATACATCACAAACTGACAGCCAATCAGGTGCAGATTCCAAGGGACAGATCTCAGTACAAACACATGGGATAG